In Desertifilum tharense IPPAS B-1220, one genomic interval encodes:
- a CDS encoding fumarate reductase/succinate dehydrogenase flavoprotein subunit gives METQWLQTDVLVIGGGTAGTMAAIKAKQANPEADVLVLEKANIRRSGAIAMGMDGVNTAVIPGNSTPEQYVREITISNDGILNQKAVYQTGKLGFEVIQELESWGVKFQKDREGNYDLKQVHRVGKYVLPMPEGKDLKKILSRQVKRHKARVTNRVMATRVMVKQGRAIGAVGFDVRSGDFVIIQAKAVILCTGACGRLGLPASGYLYGTYENPTNAGDGYSMAYHAGAELTNIECFQINPLIKDYNGPACAYVASPFGAYTANAEGHRFISCDYWSGQMMLEVWKELNSGKGPVQLKMTHLDEDTISEIEKILWDNERPSRERFHANRQENYRTQGVEMNISEIGLCSGHSASGVWVDENAQTTIPGLYAAGDMASVPHNYMIGAFVFGRLAGVNAIDYVQALDHVEPDADWLEAEKARIYRPLSQPDGIPHTQVEYKLRRLVNDYLQPPKVDHKMEIGLRHFERYNETLDLMGARDPHELMRCMEVHFIRDCAEMAAKASLYRKESRWGLYHYRVDYPEKNNEEWFCHVNLKKNEVGDMELFKRPVEPYVVDVDIEREVYDVAVR, from the coding sequence GTGGAAACTCAGTGGCTTCAAACTGATGTTCTCGTAATTGGTGGGGGGACGGCCGGAACGATGGCGGCCATTAAAGCAAAACAAGCAAATCCAGAAGCCGATGTCTTGGTTTTAGAAAAAGCCAATATTCGCCGCAGCGGTGCGATCGCAATGGGTATGGATGGCGTGAATACCGCCGTAATTCCGGGAAATTCAACCCCCGAACAATATGTCCGAGAAATCACAATTTCCAACGATGGCATTCTCAACCAAAAAGCCGTGTATCAAACGGGCAAACTGGGATTTGAAGTCATCCAAGAATTAGAAAGTTGGGGCGTAAAATTCCAAAAAGACCGCGAAGGCAACTACGACCTTAAACAAGTGCATCGGGTGGGTAAATATGTCTTACCCATGCCCGAAGGGAAAGACCTGAAAAAGATTTTATCGCGCCAAGTCAAGCGCCACAAAGCTAGAGTCACGAATCGCGTTATGGCGACACGGGTGATGGTCAAACAGGGGCGGGCTATTGGTGCAGTTGGGTTTGATGTCCGTAGCGGCGATTTTGTCATCATCCAAGCCAAAGCTGTCATCCTCTGTACGGGGGCTTGCGGGCGTTTGGGTTTACCCGCATCCGGCTATCTCTACGGCACCTACGAGAACCCCACCAATGCGGGCGACGGTTACTCAATGGCCTACCACGCAGGGGCAGAACTCACTAATATTGAATGCTTCCAAATCAATCCCCTGATTAAAGATTACAACGGCCCGGCTTGCGCCTACGTTGCTAGTCCCTTTGGGGCTTATACCGCCAACGCAGAAGGACACCGTTTCATTAGTTGCGACTATTGGAGCGGACAAATGATGCTGGAAGTTTGGAAAGAGTTAAACTCCGGTAAGGGGCCCGTTCAGCTAAAAATGACGCATCTGGATGAGGATACCATTTCTGAGATTGAAAAAATCCTCTGGGATAACGAACGCCCCAGCCGGGAACGCTTCCACGCCAACCGCCAAGAAAACTACCGGACGCAGGGCGTAGAGATGAATATCTCGGAAATTGGCTTATGTAGCGGCCATAGCGCCTCTGGGGTTTGGGTGGATGAAAATGCTCAAACAACCATACCGGGACTCTATGCAGCCGGAGACATGGCCAGCGTTCCCCACAATTATATGATTGGCGCGTTTGTGTTTGGACGCTTGGCAGGGGTCAATGCGATTGATTATGTGCAAGCCTTAGACCATGTGGAACCGGATGCAGATTGGTTAGAAGCCGAAAAAGCCCGAATTTATCGCCCCTTGAGTCAACCCGATGGTATTCCCCATACCCAGGTGGAATATAAGCTGCGCCGTTTGGTGAATGACTATTTGCAGCCGCCTAAAGTAGACCACAAGATGGAAATTGGCTTGCGGCATTTTGAACGCTATAACGAAACCCTGGATTTAATGGGGGCCCGCGATCCGCATGAGTTGATGCGCTGTATGGAAGTGCATTTTATCCGAGATTGTGCAGAAATGGCGGCGAAGGCTTCCCTATACCGCAAGGAAAGCCGCTGGGGACTGTATCACTATCGCGTAGACTACCCGGAAAAGAATAACGAGGAATGGTTCTGTCACGTCAACTTGAAGAAGAACGAAGTAGGGGACATGGAGTTATTTAAGCGTCCCGTTGAACCCTATGTCGTGGATGTGGATATCGAACGGGAAGTATACGACGTAGCAGTGCGGTGA
- a CDS encoding ABC transporter ATP-binding protein, with the protein MMIELVETSVTAPVKGLVEVENLSVSFKRRGQTVHVFDTVNFKIKPGEFVCLLGPSGCGKSTILNAIAHFVKPTQGHVFVDKRHVTSPGADRGFVFQQYSLLPWKTTFQNVEFGLKVRGVSKAQRTALVNDYLNRVGLYKHRNSYPHQLSGGMQQRASIIRALVNSPSVLLMDEPFAALDAQTRHMMQELLMAIWNDVKSTVIFVTHDIEEAIFLSDRIFVMGVNPGRIKAELTVPLQRPRTPEMTVSPEAIRFNRQIFDLIREETLKSMELT; encoded by the coding sequence ATGATGATTGAGTTAGTGGAAACGAGTGTAACGGCTCCGGTTAAGGGTTTAGTTGAAGTTGAAAATTTGTCGGTTTCTTTCAAACGCCGGGGTCAAACGGTTCATGTTTTTGATACGGTGAACTTCAAGATTAAACCGGGCGAATTTGTGTGTTTGTTGGGGCCATCGGGTTGCGGTAAGTCAACGATTCTGAATGCGATCGCGCATTTTGTCAAACCCACCCAAGGCCATGTGTTTGTCGATAAGCGCCATGTCACGTCACCAGGGGCGGATCGCGGCTTTGTGTTTCAACAATATTCCCTATTGCCCTGGAAAACCACGTTTCAGAATGTGGAGTTTGGGCTAAAGGTGCGCGGCGTATCCAAAGCGCAACGTACAGCCCTAGTTAACGATTATCTCAACCGCGTGGGATTATACAAGCATCGCAATTCCTATCCGCATCAACTTTCTGGGGGGATGCAACAACGGGCGAGTATTATTCGGGCGTTAGTCAATTCGCCCTCAGTGCTGTTAATGGATGAACCGTTTGCGGCGCTGGATGCTCAAACGCGGCACATGATGCAAGAGTTGCTGATGGCGATTTGGAATGATGTCAAATCAACCGTTATTTTTGTTACCCACGATATTGAAGAAGCGATTTTCTTGAGCGATCGCATTTTTGTTATGGGCGTGAATCCCGGTAGAATCAAGGCGGAGTTAACCGTTCCCCTACAGCGCCCCCGCACGCCTGAAATGACGGTTTCCCCCGAAGCGATTCGCTTTAACCGCCAAATTTTTGACCTAATTCGCGAAGAAACGCTTAAAAGCATGGAGTTAACCTAA
- a CDS encoding LysR substrate-binding domain-containing protein, whose product MEIYQVKVFLEVAKCLSFTEAADTLNLTQPAVSAKIKSLETELGTPLFYRLGRKVQLTRVGEYLKQEGQSLIHLENRLIQEIEEIKQGKQGNLRLGTTPGLADGWLPDVLFKYRRQYPDNQTQCLRFDSTEALYRAIIEGHIDAGIADISFSEFHEVSAIAIDSIHYGLMVSAHSPLAEQPSVSLRQLQHEPWVLLPEGTPSRLVFETRLAELGLSLTDFTQVEIVDSLSLMRTYVTQGGYIGFGSNFEFLTERQYGMLKTIPIEEFSLKASLFLLLPKRLSQAADECKSCRHSAQAIKSEPIQKFIALVQSEPSELKVQETPSLKPVVLQSPSFLIRPNSPQRPETLTLTIGTQNWTVQTITAGLVMQRLGLLEHFLPKEGAYSGVQYQIQWRDFYSGAPIVEGLRSHELDIGILGDYPLLLSALPEAQTSKTRLISFIASNPDGSGNAVIVPQTSRLSSIEDLRGRAIAVPFSSSAHGMVVRSLHEANLLAEVTLASIQDLSIKGITQSQSTQVDGYAHFAPFHEIARQGGKFKRLFDGNMSGLPAFHGVVVQEEFAERHPDLVVAYLKALLAAQYWYATTPSAPELISQWIKLDAGMIAQFLAGTYTQGQIGQYFLETQIRQDWIEYHIDRLKGVTGNEPLSQIDLSRWMQPEFLQTAQASV is encoded by the coding sequence ATGGAAATCTATCAAGTTAAAGTATTTTTAGAAGTTGCTAAATGCTTGAGTTTTACAGAAGCAGCAGACACCTTAAATTTGACCCAGCCTGCGGTGAGTGCCAAGATTAAATCGTTAGAAACGGAACTGGGAACGCCATTGTTTTATCGCTTGGGGCGAAAAGTTCAACTAACGAGAGTGGGAGAATATTTAAAGCAGGAAGGGCAAAGTTTAATTCATTTAGAGAATCGACTCATTCAAGAAATTGAAGAAATCAAACAGGGAAAACAAGGCAATTTAAGGTTAGGAACAACTCCAGGATTAGCCGATGGTTGGCTTCCTGATGTGTTGTTCAAGTATCGCCGTCAATATCCTGACAATCAAACGCAGTGCCTTCGCTTTGACTCCACTGAGGCTTTATATCGTGCGATTATTGAGGGTCATATTGATGCTGGAATTGCCGATATTAGCTTTTCAGAGTTTCATGAAGTCAGCGCGATCGCCATCGACTCGATCCACTATGGTTTAATGGTTTCTGCCCATTCTCCTCTAGCCGAACAGCCTTCGGTGAGTTTAAGACAATTGCAGCACGAACCGTGGGTTCTCCTCCCGGAAGGAACGCCTAGCCGCTTAGTCTTTGAAACTCGTCTTGCGGAACTGGGATTATCTTTAACTGACTTTACTCAAGTTGAGATTGTTGATTCTTTGAGTTTGATGCGAACCTATGTCACCCAAGGCGGATATATCGGTTTTGGATCTAACTTTGAGTTTTTAACCGAGCGACAATATGGGATGCTAAAAACCATCCCGATTGAAGAGTTTTCCCTGAAAGCGAGTTTATTTTTGCTGTTGCCCAAACGCTTAAGTCAGGCGGCAGATGAGTGCAAATCTTGCCGTCATTCTGCTCAAGCGATTAAGTCAGAACCGATTCAAAAGTTTATTGCCTTAGTGCAATCCGAACCTTCGGAACTTAAGGTTCAAGAAACGCCATCTCTGAAGCCCGTTGTCTTACAATCTCCTAGCTTTTTAATTCGTCCGAATTCCCCCCAGCGCCCGGAAACCCTAACTTTAACCATTGGCACGCAAAATTGGACCGTGCAGACAATTACCGCAGGTCTAGTGATGCAAAGATTAGGGTTATTAGAGCATTTCTTGCCCAAAGAAGGGGCGTATAGTGGGGTGCAATACCAAATCCAATGGCGCGATTTTTATTCGGGTGCGCCGATTGTGGAGGGATTGCGATCGCACGAACTCGATATTGGTATCCTAGGCGATTATCCCCTATTACTGAGCGCCCTACCCGAAGCCCAAACCAGCAAAACGCGGTTAATTAGCTTTATTGCTAGCAATCCTGATGGTTCTGGGAATGCTGTCATTGTCCCCCAAACCTCCCGTTTGAGCAGTATTGAGGATTTACGCGGGCGGGCGATCGCGGTACCCTTTAGCTCATCGGCGCATGGGATGGTGGTGCGATCGCTCCACGAAGCCAACTTACTCGCAGAGGTAACGCTAGCCTCCATCCAAGACTTGAGTATTAAAGGCATTACCCAATCCCAATCTACTCAAGTCGATGGTTACGCCCACTTTGCCCCCTTCCACGAAATTGCTCGCCAAGGGGGGAAATTTAAACGCCTCTTTGATGGCAATATGAGCGGCTTACCTGCCTTTCACGGCGTTGTCGTACAAGAAGAATTTGCCGAACGCCATCCCGATTTAGTGGTTGCTTATCTCAAAGCCTTACTCGCCGCCCAATATTGGTATGCCACAACCCCATCAGCCCCAGAACTGATTAGCCAGTGGATTAAGCTAGATGCCGGGATGATTGCCCAATTTTTAGCCGGAACTTACACCCAGGGGCAGATTGGGCAATATTTCTTAGAAACTCAAATTCGCCAAGATTGGATCGAGTATCATATCGATCGGCTCAAAGGGGTAACGGGGAACGAACCCTTAAGTCAAATCGATTTGAGTCGCTGGATGCAACCGGAATTTCTCCAAACTGCCCAAGCCTCGGTTTAG
- a CDS encoding ferredoxin family protein, with translation MALAMQRVDVPVIVDESKCLEKCTACIEVCPLDVLAKNPETGKAYMKYDECWFCLPCEKECPTNAITVQIPFLLR, from the coding sequence ATGGCCTTAGCGATGCAACGGGTGGATGTACCCGTAATTGTGGATGAGTCAAAGTGTTTAGAGAAATGTACCGCTTGTATTGAAGTGTGTCCGTTGGATGTGTTGGCGAAGAACCCAGAGACGGGGAAAGCCTATATGAAGTATGACGAGTGTTGGTTCTGTTTGCCTTGTGAAAAGGAATGTCCAACCAATGCCATTACGGTACAGATTCCCTTTTTGTTGCGATAG